The following coding sequences are from one Sulfitobacter sp. HNIBRBA3233 window:
- a CDS encoding CpsD/CapB family tyrosine-protein kinase translates to MPKTRKPEPMKDTFTSSLSQATDRMLPSDGSFTRPRRFSDLAESDLAEEVTDADIVIEDLAEPFPSPATTRGRALPQVQTDLWPLLHQQEPGKDQHILPGSQAEEDFRETDVSRAFDLLRTRLRQTVKQHGWTNIGVVSPTGGCGNTFTAANLAASLARIPSSRIVLMDMNMRAPGLAAALDMDASAAADLCDFLAGDVAISDYLLRASDSLAVGLNAQVQPDAAEILQDPATLDSIAHMQSALKPDMVIYDLPPLLCHDDASAFLPQLDGVLLVSDGTQTMAKHLKECERILEGQTALLGVILNRARASSIERF, encoded by the coding sequence ATGCCCAAGACCCGAAAGCCTGAGCCCATGAAGGACACCTTCACATCTTCGCTGTCACAGGCGACGGACAGGATGCTGCCCTCTGACGGCAGCTTTACGCGGCCGCGCCGGTTTTCCGACCTGGCAGAATCCGACTTGGCAGAAGAGGTCACGGATGCAGATATCGTGATCGAGGATCTGGCAGAGCCCTTTCCGAGCCCCGCAACAACGCGCGGCCGTGCCCTGCCACAGGTTCAGACCGATCTGTGGCCCCTGCTGCACCAGCAGGAACCGGGCAAGGACCAGCATATTCTGCCCGGAAGCCAGGCCGAGGAGGATTTCCGCGAAACTGACGTATCGCGGGCCTTCGATCTGCTTCGCACGCGGTTGCGCCAGACGGTCAAGCAGCACGGCTGGACCAATATCGGTGTGGTATCGCCCACCGGCGGATGCGGAAACACCTTCACCGCCGCCAATCTTGCGGCCAGCCTTGCGCGGATCCCGTCCTCGCGGATCGTGCTGATGGATATGAACATGCGCGCGCCCGGCCTTGCAGCGGCGCTGGACATGGATGCGTCGGCGGCGGCGGACCTGTGCGATTTTCTGGCCGGTGACGTGGCGATCAGCGACTACCTCTTGCGCGCGTCGGACAGTCTTGCGGTTGGCCTGAACGCCCAGGTCCAGCCCGATGCCGCGGAGATCCTTCAGGATCCAGCGACACTGGACAGCATTGCGCATATGCAGTCGGCGCTGAAGCCCGACATGGTCATCTACGACCTGCCGCCCCTGCTCTGCCACGACGACGCGTCGGCGTTCCTGCCCCAACTCGACGGCGTGTTGCTGGTGTCGGACGGGACGCAGACCATGGCAAAACACCTCAAGGAATGCGAACGTATCCTCGAAGGCCAGACCGCGCTGCTCGGCGTCATCCTGAACCGCGCGCGTGCGTCGAGCATTGAACGTTTCTAG
- a CDS encoding homoserine dehydrogenase, producing the protein MSQPLRLGIAGLGTVGVGVVQILRKQAKLLQARTGREIVISAVSARDRTKDRGVTLSSYAWEDDPVALAKRDDVDVFVELIGGEDGPAKDACEAALALGKDVVTANKAMLAMHGQSLAETAEERGCVIKYEAAVAGGIPVIKTLSEALAGNEITRVMGVMNGSCNYMLTRMEDAGLTYAEVFAEADGLGYLEADPQLDVGGIDAAHKLAILSSLAFGTKVNFAGIELEGIERVSIEDITAAADMGYKIKLLGVAQMTGRGLEQRMQPCLVPETSPLGQLQGGTNMIVLEGDSVGQIVLRGPGAGAGPTASAVLSDICDIARGVRGPVFGQAATKLEDATPALSKRPAAYYLRMALKDKPGALAKVAAVLGEAGVSIDRMRQYAHADDHAPVLIVTHKITRSDLDHALSAMATTNVVAADPVALRIEEV; encoded by the coding sequence ATGTCACAGCCTCTTCGCCTCGGAATTGCGGGTTTGGGTACCGTCGGAGTGGGCGTCGTGCAGATACTGCGCAAGCAGGCGAAGCTGCTGCAGGCGCGCACGGGACGCGAGATCGTGATCTCAGCGGTCAGCGCCCGGGACCGCACAAAGGACCGCGGCGTGACCCTGTCGTCCTACGCCTGGGAAGACGACCCCGTAGCGCTGGCCAAACGCGACGATGTTGACGTTTTCGTCGAACTTATCGGCGGCGAGGACGGCCCCGCGAAAGACGCCTGCGAAGCGGCGCTTGCGCTTGGCAAGGATGTGGTCACGGCGAACAAGGCGATGCTGGCCATGCACGGCCAGTCCCTCGCCGAAACGGCAGAAGAGCGCGGCTGCGTCATCAAGTACGAAGCCGCGGTCGCGGGCGGTATTCCGGTGATCAAGACCCTGTCAGAAGCCTTGGCGGGCAACGAGATCACCCGCGTCATGGGCGTGATGAACGGATCGTGCAACTATATGCTGACCCGCATGGAAGACGCGGGCCTGACCTATGCCGAAGTCTTTGCCGAGGCCGACGGTCTGGGGTATCTCGAGGCCGATCCGCAGCTTGACGTGGGCGGCATCGATGCGGCGCACAAGCTGGCGATCCTGTCCTCGCTGGCCTTTGGCACCAAGGTGAACTTCGCGGGCATCGAACTGGAGGGGATCGAGCGCGTCTCGATCGAGGACATCACCGCCGCCGCCGACATGGGCTACAAGATCAAGCTGCTGGGCGTGGCGCAGATGACCGGTCGCGGCCTCGAGCAGCGTATGCAGCCCTGCCTTGTCCCCGAAACGTCGCCGCTGGGCCAGCTTCAGGGGGGCACGAACATGATCGTCCTCGAGGGCGATTCCGTGGGCCAGATCGTGCTGCGCGGCCCGGGCGCCGGTGCAGGACCGACCGCCTCCGCCGTGCTGAGCGATATCTGCGATATCGCGCGCGGTGTGCGCGGCCCCGTATTCGGTCAGGCGGCGACAAAGCTGGAGGACGCGACACCGGCGCTGAGCAAACGCCCCGCCGCCTACTACCTGCGCATGGCGCTCAAGGACAAACCGGGCGCATTGGCCAAGGTGGCGGCAGTGCTGGGCGAAGCAGGTGTCTCCATCGACCGCATGCGCCAGTACGCCCACGCGGACGACCACGCGCCCGTCCTGATCGTGACGCACAAGATCACCCGTTCCGATCTGGACCACGCGCTGTCGGCCATGGCGACGACGAATGTGGTCGCCGCCGACCCCGTCGCCCTGCGCATCGAAGAGGTCTGA
- a CDS encoding pirin family protein translates to MSLRPTIETRRAIPTLEGAGVKLHRAFGFQDPSELDPFLLFDDFRNERPQDFEKGFPWHPHRGIETITYVLEGTVEHSDSLGNTGTLGAGDVQWMTAGSGILHQEMPQGNTRGAMHGFQLWGNLPSSQKMTAPRYQDVTSDAIPEVIDDDGVKVRVITGEFWGKRGPVDGIAADPQYLDVTVPAGVKKTFRIDTYRRAFAYIFQGAGAFVDASRPSGILLEKEVAGEELNIRDMSGDRTLVRFGTGDEITVQAGPEGMRFLLISGAPIEEPVAWHGPIVMNTRAELMQAMQELNNGTFIKPAH, encoded by the coding sequence ATGTCCCTCAGACCCACGATCGAAACCCGCCGCGCAATCCCTACACTGGAAGGCGCAGGCGTGAAATTGCACCGCGCTTTCGGCTTTCAGGATCCCAGCGAGCTGGACCCCTTCCTGTTGTTCGACGATTTCCGCAACGAGCGCCCGCAGGATTTCGAAAAAGGCTTCCCCTGGCACCCGCACCGCGGCATCGAGACGATCACATATGTCCTCGAAGGCACGGTCGAGCATTCGGACAGTCTGGGCAACACCGGCACGCTGGGCGCGGGTGACGTGCAGTGGATGACCGCCGGATCGGGCATCCTGCACCAGGAAATGCCGCAGGGAAACACGCGCGGGGCCATGCACGGCTTCCAGCTGTGGGGCAACCTGCCGTCGAGCCAGAAGATGACCGCGCCACGCTATCAGGACGTGACATCGGACGCGATTCCAGAAGTAATCGACGACGACGGCGTGAAGGTGCGTGTCATTACCGGTGAATTCTGGGGCAAGCGCGGCCCCGTCGATGGAATCGCCGCCGATCCGCAGTATCTGGATGTCACCGTGCCGGCAGGCGTGAAGAAAACCTTCCGCATCGACACCTATCGCCGCGCCTTTGCCTATATCTTCCAGGGTGCGGGCGCGTTCGTTGACGCCAGCCGCCCTTCCGGCATCCTGCTGGAAAAGGAAGTCGCGGGCGAAGAGCTGAACATCCGCGACATGTCGGGCGACCGCACGCTTGTCCGCTTTGGCACCGGGGACGAGATCACCGTGCAGGCGGGCCCCGAGGGGATGCGGTTCCTGCTGATTTCCGGCGCGCCCATCGAAGAGCCCGTGGCGTGGCACGGCCCCATCGTGATGAATACCCGCGCCGAGCTGATGCAGGCGATGCAGGAGCTAAACAACGGGACATTCATCAAACCAGCACACTGA
- a CDS encoding sugar transferase — MVRTAEALLEPVGQAGRASAYRLFGKRVFETVLVLLALPFFVPVMALCAIALWLEGGNPFYRQIRLGRGGDRFAILKLRTMTRDADAVLEQYLAANPEMRREWDEKQKLINDPRVTRIGSILRKTSLDELPQLWNVLTGEMSLIGPRPMMPDQLPMYGDPTHYFALRPGITGLWQVSARNENSFGYRNEVDAAYSRSLSLRNDIVLIFKTVWVMARRTGC; from the coding sequence ATGGTGCGCACTGCCGAAGCCCTGCTCGAACCTGTCGGACAAGCCGGGCGGGCGTCTGCCTACCGTCTTTTCGGCAAGCGCGTTTTCGAGACGGTTCTGGTCCTTCTTGCGCTGCCGTTCTTCGTGCCTGTCATGGCGCTGTGCGCCATCGCCTTGTGGCTGGAGGGCGGCAATCCTTTCTACCGTCAGATCCGGCTGGGCCGGGGGGGCGATCGTTTCGCGATCCTCAAACTGCGCACGATGACACGCGATGCCGATGCGGTTCTGGAACAGTATCTGGCCGCGAACCCGGAAATGCGCCGCGAATGGGACGAGAAGCAAAAGCTTATCAACGATCCGCGTGTGACGCGGATCGGATCGATCCTGCGCAAGACGTCTCTGGACGAGCTGCCGCAGCTGTGGAACGTGCTGACCGGCGAGATGAGCCTGATCGGCCCGCGCCCCATGATGCCCGACCAGCTGCCGATGTACGGCGACCCGACCCATTATTTCGCGCTGCGCCCCGGCATCACCGGTCTGTGGCAGGTGTCGGCCCGCAACGAAAACAGTTTTGGCTACCGCAACGAGGTCGACGCCGCCTACAGCCGCAGCCTGTCGCTGCGCAATGACATTGTCCTGATCTTCAAAACCGTGTGGGTGATGGCCCGCCGCACCGGATGTTGA
- a CDS encoding TetR/AcrR family transcriptional regulator produces MARTAGSHSDITGPRVREVAQRLFAEGGYAAVSMRAIAAEVGVQAGALYNYTPDKQTLLFDLMESHLQDLLAAVEDDPKAPPSERLDAFVSFHIRFHAARPDAVFIAYMELRNLSAENFARIEALRRTYEDGLEQILRAGVQSGAFRVTDTKIATLAIIAMLTGVNTWFREGGRLSLDQVTSQYGEMVRRAVGAA; encoded by the coding sequence ATGGCGCGCACAGCAGGTTCCCATTCCGATATCACTGGCCCCAGAGTGCGAGAGGTCGCGCAGCGGCTCTTTGCCGAAGGCGGCTATGCGGCCGTGTCCATGCGCGCCATCGCGGCCGAGGTCGGCGTGCAGGCCGGCGCGCTCTATAACTACACACCCGACAAGCAGACATTGCTTTTCGATCTGATGGAGAGCCATCTTCAGGATCTGCTGGCCGCGGTCGAGGACGACCCGAAAGCGCCGCCGTCGGAGAGGCTGGACGCATTCGTGTCGTTTCATATCCGCTTTCATGCGGCGCGGCCCGATGCGGTGTTCATCGCCTATATGGAACTGCGCAATCTCAGCGCCGAGAATTTCGCACGGATCGAGGCGCTGCGCCGGACCTATGAGGACGGGCTCGAGCAGATCCTGCGCGCGGGCGTGCAAAGCGGGGCATTTCGGGTGACCGACACGAAGATCGCGACCCTTGCCATCATCGCCATGTTGACCGGGGTGAATACGTGGTTCCGCGAGGGCGGGCGGCTGTCACTGGATCAGGTGACGTCGCAATACGGCGAAATGGTGCGTCGGGCGGTGGGGGCCGCCTGA
- a CDS encoding NAD(P)-dependent oxidoreductase, with the protein MEIGFIGLGNVGGKLAGSLLRNGIALRVHDLDAGLVAAKIAAGAKSGQSPAQMMQDCDIVITCLPSPVASAAVVAQMLPHVGEGKIWVEMSTTDPEEIKRLAQEVAEAGGKAVDCPVSGGCHRADTGNISIYAGCDRATFERVLPVLTHMGRRILHVGGIGVASTLKVMTNYLATANLLTLCEALTVMKAQGMDLAMTYEAIAMSSGTSFVHETESQLILSGSRDVNFTMDLIQKDIGLFQKLADDAGVPLEISPLMIEMMTDGQRRFGIRAQSDRMIERLEEATGLRILADGFPQELVDDEPEERGYEVRPARIG; encoded by the coding sequence ATGGAAATCGGATTTATCGGCCTCGGCAATGTCGGCGGAAAGCTGGCGGGAAGCCTGCTGCGCAACGGGATCGCGCTGCGCGTGCACGATCTGGACGCGGGGCTGGTGGCGGCCAAGATCGCGGCAGGGGCCAAAAGCGGCCAAAGCCCCGCGCAAATGATGCAGGACTGCGATATCGTGATCACCTGTCTGCCCAGCCCCGTCGCGTCGGCGGCGGTCGTCGCGCAGATGCTGCCCCATGTCGGGGAGGGCAAGATCTGGGTCGAAATGTCCACGACCGATCCCGAAGAGATCAAGCGCCTTGCCCAGGAGGTTGCCGAAGCAGGCGGGAAGGCCGTCGATTGCCCCGTGTCTGGCGGATGCCACCGTGCGGATACCGGAAACATCAGCATCTATGCGGGCTGCGATCGCGCCACCTTCGAGCGTGTCCTGCCCGTGCTGACGCATATGGGCCGCCGTATCCTTCACGTGGGCGGGATCGGGGTGGCCAGCACGTTGAAGGTGATGACCAATTATCTTGCCACTGCCAATCTGCTGACCCTCTGCGAGGCGCTGACGGTGATGAAGGCGCAGGGCATGGATCTGGCCATGACCTACGAGGCGATAGCCATGTCATCGGGTACCAGTTTCGTCCACGAGACGGAAAGCCAGCTGATCCTGTCCGGATCGCGCGACGTCAATTTCACCATGGACCTGATCCAGAAGGACATCGGCCTGTTCCAGAAGCTCGCCGACGACGCCGGTGTGCCGCTCGAAATTTCGCCGCTGATGATCGAGATGATGACCGACGGCCAGCGCCGTTTCGGGATCCGCGCGCAGTCGGACCGCATGATCGAACGCCTCGAAGAGGCGACCGGTCTGCGCATTCTAGCGGACGGCTTTCCGCAGGAACTGGTGGATGACGAGCCGGAAGAGCGTGGCTACGAAGTCCGCCCGGCGCGGATCGGCTGA
- the recJ gene encoding single-stranded-DNA-specific exonuclease RecJ yields the protein MSFLGVEASLTGRRWVGPGVEVSRAAEALHQQSGLPMPVCQVLARRGVPAEEAQSFLAPSLRDLLPDPRSLRDMERAAERFLAAVRNRERIAIFADYDVDGGSSAALLIIWLREMGARATLYVPDRIDEGYGPNDEAMSALAAEHDLIICVDCGTLSHGPIAAAKGADVIVLDHHLAGETLPECCAVVNPNRQDEDGALAHLCAAAVVFLMLVEAGRQLRAAGTKGPDLMALLDLVALATVADVASLSGVNRAFVRQGLRVMARRERPGLAALADVARMDTTPAAYHLGFLLGPRINAGGRVGKADLGARLLATDDPHEAAALAERLDTLNSERREVENAVRAAALAQAEERGFDRPLVWAAGAGWHPGVVGIVASRLKEASGRPAIVIGLEDGIGKGSGRSVSGIDLGAPIQRLAREGLLVKGGGHKMAAGLTVDEAKLDAAMARLSELLEKQGAHLLGPSDLRVEGLLMPGAASVELTEQIEAAGPFGAGAAAPRYVFSDMRLFSARRVGESHLKISFGDGIGPKLDAICFGAFDTALGPALESHGGARFHLAGRLDINTWQGRQSVQLRLEDAAPV from the coding sequence ATGAGCTTTCTTGGCGTCGAGGCATCACTGACGGGGCGGCGCTGGGTCGGACCGGGCGTGGAAGTCTCCCGCGCTGCCGAGGCGCTGCACCAACAGAGCGGGCTGCCCATGCCGGTCTGTCAGGTTCTCGCCCGGCGCGGCGTCCCCGCCGAAGAAGCGCAATCGTTTCTCGCCCCGTCCTTGCGCGATCTGCTGCCCGATCCGCGCAGCCTGCGCGACATGGAACGCGCGGCAGAGCGGTTTCTGGCTGCGGTCCGAAACCGCGAGCGGATCGCGATATTCGCCGATTATGACGTGGACGGAGGCAGTTCCGCCGCCCTGCTGATCATCTGGCTGCGTGAGATGGGCGCGCGGGCAACGCTCTATGTGCCCGACCGGATTGACGAAGGCTACGGCCCCAACGACGAGGCGATGTCCGCACTCGCCGCCGAGCACGATCTGATCATCTGCGTCGATTGCGGCACCCTGTCCCACGGGCCGATCGCGGCGGCCAAGGGTGCGGATGTGATCGTGCTGGATCACCATCTTGCGGGCGAAACCCTGCCAGAGTGCTGTGCGGTCGTGAACCCCAACCGGCAGGACGAGGACGGCGCGCTTGCGCATCTGTGCGCAGCGGCGGTGGTGTTCCTGATGCTGGTCGAAGCAGGACGGCAACTGCGCGCGGCGGGCACCAAGGGCCCGGACCTGATGGCGCTTCTCGATCTGGTGGCGCTGGCGACCGTTGCCGATGTGGCGTCGCTTTCGGGGGTCAACCGTGCCTTCGTGCGTCAGGGCCTGCGTGTAATGGCCCGGCGCGAACGGCCCGGCCTTGCCGCGCTGGCCGATGTGGCACGAATGGATACCACGCCCGCAGCCTATCACCTTGGCTTTCTTCTGGGCCCTCGCATCAACGCAGGCGGGCGCGTGGGCAAGGCGGACCTCGGCGCGCGCCTGCTGGCCACCGATGATCCGCACGAAGCCGCCGCGCTGGCCGAGCGGCTGGACACACTCAACAGCGAACGCCGCGAAGTGGAAAACGCGGTGCGCGCCGCCGCACTGGCGCAGGCCGAAGAGCGCGGCTTTGACCGCCCGTTGGTCTGGGCGGCGGGCGCGGGCTGGCATCCCGGCGTGGTTGGCATCGTCGCCTCGCGCCTGAAAGAAGCGTCCGGCCGCCCCGCAATCGTGATCGGCCTCGAAGACGGCATCGGCAAGGGGTCCGGCCGCTCGGTCAGCGGAATCGACCTCGGCGCCCCGATCCAGAGGCTGGCGCGCGAGGGGCTGTTGGTAAAGGGCGGCGGCCACAAGATGGCGGCGGGGCTGACGGTCGACGAGGCAAAACTCGACGCCGCGATGGCACGGCTGTCCGAATTGCTGGAGAAACAGGGCGCACATCTGCTGGGCCCTTCCGATCTTCGGGTAGAGGGGCTGTTGATGCCCGGTGCCGCCAGCGTCGAGTTGACCGAGCAGATCGAGGCCGCAGGCCCATTCGGCGCCGGTGCCGCCGCGCCCCGCTATGTTTTTTCCGACATGCGCCTTTTCTCTGCCCGCCGCGTCGGGGAAAGCCATCTCAAGATCAGCTTTGGCGACGGGATTGGCCCCAAGCTCGATGCGATCTGCTTCGGCGCCTTCGATACCGCCCTCGGACCGGCGCTGGAATCGCACGGCGGCGCACGGTTTCACCTTGCCGGGCGGCTCGACATCAACACGTGGCAGGGCCGGCAAAGCGTGCAGCTGCGGCTCGAAGACGCAGCTCCTGTCTGA